A portion of the Haemophilus influenzae genome contains these proteins:
- a CDS encoding DUF2251 domain-containing protein yields the protein MLHLTLEDELFLGTPKQVGTHSTVFEHFAVMFEDDGETGYFYALDMRQNAQPIVDMLHVYNVDSTSNHHEARKLEICWDESGYLALLLINGYPHAVFDFARLVGYNSNKYPQPDLMSMWTREEITNKQAEQWLGVKTIR from the coding sequence ATGTTACATTTAACTTTAGAGGACGAACTCTTTTTAGGAACGCCAAAGCAAGTGGGAACACATTCGACAGTATTTGAGCATTTTGCTGTAATGTTTGAAGATGACGGCGAAACAGGCTATTTTTATGCACTTGATATGCGTCAAAATGCTCAACCGATAGTTGATATGTTGCACGTGTATAATGTTGATTCAACCTCTAATCATCATGAAGCACGCAAACTTGAAATTTGTTGGGATGAGAGTGGTTATTTAGCCTTGTTGCTTATTAATGGCTATCCTCATGCCGTATTTGATTTTGCTCGTTTAGTCGGCTATAACAGCAATAAATATCCACAACCAGATTTAATGAGTATGTGGACTCGTGAAGAAATTACTAATAAACAGGCCGAGCAATGGCTAGGCGTGAAAACCATTCGATAA
- a CDS encoding DsbE family thiol:disulfide interchange protein translates to MNKKLIFFTPLFVLLGVCILLIAGLNQDPKKIASALIDKPVPEFYQANLHEPSQIVSPKEFPKQPFLLNVWGSWCGYCKEEHPLLIEIAKTLPIVGVDYRDNPQNGIEMLKRMGNPFVLTIDDSHGELGLKLGVDGAPETYLVDENGVIRYRHSGLLDKETWQTVFLPKIEALKNK, encoded by the coding sequence ATGAACAAAAAACTTATCTTTTTTACACCGCTCTTTGTGCTTTTAGGCGTGTGTATATTATTAATTGCAGGGTTAAATCAAGATCCGAAAAAAATTGCGTCGGCTTTAATTGATAAACCTGTTCCAGAGTTTTATCAGGCTAATTTACATGAGCCATCACAAATCGTAAGCCCGAAAGAGTTTCCTAAACAGCCATTTTTATTAAATGTGTGGGGAAGTTGGTGTGGTTATTGCAAAGAAGAACATCCTCTGCTAATTGAGATTGCAAAAACATTACCTATTGTGGGCGTGGATTACCGTGATAATCCGCAAAATGGCATTGAAATGCTTAAGCGAATGGGCAATCCGTTCGTCTTGACCATTGATGATAGTCATGGGGAATTGGGATTAAAATTGGGCGTGGATGGTGCGCCAGAAACTTATCTTGTGGATGAAAATGGTGTGATTCGTTATCGCCATTCTGGTTTACTGGATAAAGAAACTTGGCAAACAGTATTTTTGCCGAAAATTGAAGCATTGAAGAACAAATGA
- a CDS encoding NAD(P)/FAD-dependent oxidoreductase: MSQYSENIIIGAGAAGLFCAAQLAKLGKSVTVFDNGKKIGRKILMSGGGFCNFTNLEVTPAHYLSQNPHFVKSALARYTNWDFISLVAEQGIAYHEKELGQLFCDEGAEQIVEMLKSECDKYGAKILLRSEVSQVERIQNDEKVRFVLQVNSTQWQCKNLIVATGGLSMPGLGTTPFGYQIAEQFGIPVIPPRASLVPFTYRETDKFLTALSGVSLPIMITSQCGKSFYNQLLFTHRGISGPAVLQISNYWQSTESVEIDLLPNHNVEEEINQAKQHSPKQMLKTILVRLLPKKLVELWIEQGIVQDEVIANISKVRVKNLMDFIHHWEFTPNGTEGYRTAEVTMGGVDTKVISSKTMESNQVSGLYFIGEVLDVTGWLGGYNFQWAWSSAYACALSISRQ; the protein is encoded by the coding sequence GTGAGCCAATATTCTGAAAACATTATTATTGGTGCGGGTGCGGCAGGATTATTTTGTGCCGCACAATTGGCTAAGCTAGGCAAGTCGGTGACAGTTTTCGACAACGGCAAAAAAATCGGACGTAAGATTTTGATGTCGGGCGGTGGGTTTTGTAATTTCACCAATTTAGAGGTTACGCCAGCTCATTACCTTTCGCAAAATCCTCATTTCGTCAAATCGGCACTAGCTCGTTATACCAACTGGGATTTTATTTCTTTAGTGGCGGAGCAAGGGATTGCTTATCACGAAAAGGAATTGGGGCAATTATTTTGCGATGAGGGTGCAGAACAAATCGTTGAAATGCTGAAATCTGAATGCGATAAATATGGTGCCAAGATTTTATTGCGTAGCGAAGTTTCTCAAGTTGAACGCATTCAAAATGATGAAAAAGTGCGGTTTGTTTTACAGGTAAATTCAACCCAATGGCAATGTAAAAATTTGATTGTTGCGACAGGTGGGCTTTCTATGCCTGGGCTTGGTACAACGCCATTTGGCTATCAAATTGCGGAACAATTTGGCATTCCTGTTATTCCGCCTCGTGCGAGTTTAGTGCCTTTTACTTATCGAGAAACAGATAAATTTTTAACCGCACTTTCAGGCGTTAGCTTGCCAATCATGATCACATCGCAATGCGGAAAATCTTTTTACAACCAGCTTTTGTTTACTCATCGTGGTATTTCAGGCCCTGCGGTGTTGCAAATTTCTAATTATTGGCAGTCCACTGAGTCAGTGGAAATTGATTTATTACCGAACCACAATGTGGAAGAGGAAATTAATCAAGCAAAACAACATTCACCAAAACAAATGTTGAAAACCATCTTGGTTCGATTATTGCCGAAAAAATTGGTCGAACTTTGGATTGAACAAGGCATTGTGCAAGATGAAGTTATCGCTAACATCAGTAAAGTGCGGGTAAAAAATCTAATGGATTTTATTCATCACTGGGAATTTACTCCAAATGGCACAGAGGGCTATCGTACGGCTGAAGTCACAATGGGCGGAGTGGATACTAAAGTAATTTCTTCTAAAACAATGGAAAGCAACCAAGTCAGCGGTTTATATTTTATTGGTGAAGTATTGGATGTGACGGGCTGGCTCGGTGGTTATAACTTCCAATGGGCGTGGAGCTCGGCTTATGCCTGCGCTCTAAGTATCTCAAGACAATAA
- a CDS encoding DUF5374 domain-containing protein — MNKGMSLITLLFSLALFSVLFLVFNQWTAEQRKSAVKIYQDFQATQIAGNQAQRQFLGLACEQLIQQNGLTFRIRCENERIIVRYPTSEILIKTQ, encoded by the coding sequence ATGAATAAAGGAATGTCTCTTATTACATTGTTATTTTCTTTAGCTTTATTTAGCGTTTTATTTCTTGTTTTTAATCAATGGACGGCAGAACAGCGAAAAAGTGCGGTAAAAATTTATCAAGATTTTCAGGCAACACAAATTGCAGGGAATCAAGCTCAACGCCAATTTTTAGGGTTAGCTTGTGAACAATTGATACAACAAAATGGCTTAACTTTTCGTATTCGATGTGAAAATGAACGCATTATTGTGCGTTATCCTACGAGTGAAATTTTGATAAAAACTCAGTAA
- the suhB gene encoding inositol-1-monophosphatase has product MNPMLNIAIRAARKAGNVIAKNYERRDAIESTQKGINDYVTNVDKASEAEIIEVIRKSYPDHTIITEETGAIEGKDSDVQWIIDPLDGTRNFMTGLPHFSVSIAVRVKNRTEVGVVYDPIRNELFTAVRGEGAKLNEVRLRVDSKREIQGSILATGFPFKQPKLMPAQFAMMNALIEDAADFRRTGSAALDLCYVASNRIDGYFEMGLKAWDCAAGDLIVREAGGLVCDFDAGNGYLRSGNIIAAPSRVIKEMLNKIRPCLGAEFNH; this is encoded by the coding sequence ATGAATCCAATGTTAAATATCGCAATTCGTGCGGCACGAAAAGCGGGCAATGTGATTGCTAAAAATTATGAACGCCGTGATGCTATCGAAAGCACACAAAAAGGTATTAATGATTATGTAACAAACGTTGATAAAGCGTCTGAAGCAGAAATCATTGAAGTTATTCGTAAATCTTATCCTGATCACACAATTATTACGGAAGAAACAGGCGCAATTGAAGGCAAAGATAGCGATGTACAATGGATTATTGATCCGCTAGATGGTACTCGTAATTTTATGACAGGGCTTCCCCACTTTTCTGTGTCTATCGCAGTTCGTGTAAAAAATCGCACTGAAGTCGGGGTTGTTTACGATCCAATCCGTAATGAATTATTTACCGCTGTGCGTGGTGAAGGTGCAAAATTAAATGAAGTACGTTTACGTGTAGATAGTAAACGTGAAATTCAAGGTTCAATTTTAGCCACTGGTTTCCCATTCAAACAACCAAAATTAATGCCAGCTCAATTTGCAATGATGAATGCCTTAATTGAAGATGCTGCGGATTTCCGTCGTACTGGTTCTGCCGCATTGGATTTATGCTATGTGGCGTCAAACCGTATTGATGGTTATTTTGAAATGGGCTTAAAAGCATGGGATTGTGCTGCTGGCGATTTAATCGTGCGTGAAGCAGGTGGCTTAGTCTGTGATTTTGATGCTGGTAATGGCTATTTACGCAGTGGCAATATCATTGCTGCTCCATCACGCGTAATTAAAGAAATGTTAAATAAAATTCGCCCTTGTTTAGGTGCTGAATTTAATCATTAA
- a CDS encoding DUF2572 family protein encodes MTTQKGIITLTILIFISGLLSVILLLDDSHLSFFRAQQNQRKHYVERTLQLQRITALKKQTACLDLPLNNDESVKQISITLDGATDSIQYFLWCERISLFKKSPKKGDNQGALKDFIHTEKLTDFRPHFSSPPRILNANKTPKLYWFSDSQAEVEINGTVSAVLIAEGDLKLTGKGRISGAVITNGNLTLDGVTLAYGKKTVVTLVRQYSQWQLAEKSWSDFNAQDE; translated from the coding sequence ATGACAACACAAAAAGGCATTATTACGCTGACTATTCTGATTTTTATTTCAGGCTTATTAAGCGTAATCTTATTGTTAGATGATAGCCATTTAAGTTTTTTTCGGGCGCAACAAAATCAACGAAAACACTATGTGGAAAGAACATTACAATTACAAAGAATAACAGCCTTGAAAAAACAAACTGCCTGCCTTGATTTACCCTTAAATAATGATGAAAGTGTAAAGCAAATCAGCATTACGCTTGATGGTGCCACAGATTCAATTCAATATTTTCTTTGGTGTGAAAGAATAAGCCTATTTAAAAAATCGCCTAAAAAGGGAGATAATCAAGGTGCATTGAAAGATTTCATTCACACAGAAAAACTTACAGATTTTCGACCGCACTTTTCTTCCCCACCCAGAATTTTAAATGCGAATAAAACACCTAAACTTTATTGGTTTTCAGATTCACAAGCGGAAGTTGAAATTAATGGCACGGTGTCTGCCGTATTAATTGCAGAGGGCGATTTAAAATTGACTGGCAAAGGGAGGATTAGTGGCGCAGTGATTACCAACGGGAATTTAACTTTAGATGGCGTAACTTTAGCTTATGGGAAAAAGACGGTAGTAACCTTAGTTCGACAATATAGCCAGTGGCAGTTAGCAGAAAAAAGTTGGAGTGATTTTAATGCTCAGGATGAATAA
- the nrfE gene encoding heme lyase NrfEFG subunit NrfE produces MLPELGFFLLLLATASAFFLTLVPQFGLFKKNPTLINAAWPLSYIFTLATTLSIGLLAYSFAVDDFTLEYVAAHSNSQLPTFFKVAATWGGHEGSMLFWLFSLSLWLAAFAFFNRKNDRTFSAQSLSLLGLICFGFAVFILFYSNPFGRIFPAPAEGRDLNPMLQDVGLIFHPPLLYVGYVGFAVNFAMSLSALIYNQSARQIARSMRGWVLFSWSFLTIGIVLGAWWAYYELGWGGWWFWDPVENASLMPWLLGLALLHSLMATEKQGVFSYWTTLFSLLAFAFSVLGTFIVRSGALTSVHAFALDNTRGYVLLLIFFVLTVLAFGLFALRAGSSSESAVKFQFVSKSGGILLLNILLTIATVSTFLGTFYPMLFQAMNWGSISVGSPYFNSIFFPIITVILILMVIVLSIRKGQFDRTLLIRCGWLLIPSLILAGLMIWQQLRHNSALNFHAFAFVLLTLAIWLLFVTLWQNWRQIRLSQFGMILAHCGVAIVTIGAVMSGYFGSEIGVRLAPQQSQTLGQYEFHYRQFSNEIGPNFTAEIAFFDVTKNGKPYAEIIPERRYYDVRTMTMSEVGLDGGFWGDLYIVMGDSLGKGEFTFRLHYKPLIRWLWAGGILMAFGALFSVFGLRRKQEK; encoded by the coding sequence ATGCTCCCAGAACTTGGCTTTTTCCTTCTTTTACTCGCAACAGCTAGCGCATTTTTTCTTACGTTAGTACCTCAATTTGGGTTATTCAAAAAAAATCCGACTTTAATTAATGCCGCTTGGCCACTGAGTTATATTTTTACCCTTGCGACGACGTTATCAATTGGTTTGCTTGCTTATTCTTTTGCGGTGGATGACTTCACCCTTGAATATGTAGCGGCACATTCTAATTCCCAATTACCTACATTTTTTAAAGTGGCTGCCACTTGGGGCGGACATGAAGGTTCAATGTTGTTTTGGTTATTTTCATTGAGTTTATGGCTTGCTGCTTTTGCTTTTTTTAATCGAAAAAATGACCGCACTTTTTCCGCTCAATCTTTATCTTTATTGGGATTGATTTGCTTTGGTTTTGCAGTGTTTATTTTGTTTTATTCTAATCCATTTGGACGCATTTTTCCTGCGCCGGCAGAAGGTCGCGATCTCAATCCAATGTTGCAAGATGTGGGACTTATTTTCCATCCGCCTTTGTTATACGTTGGTTATGTGGGCTTTGCGGTGAATTTTGCGATGAGTTTGAGTGCGTTGATTTATAACCAATCAGCACGACAAATTGCACGCTCAATGCGTGGCTGGGTGTTGTTTTCTTGGTCGTTTTTAACCATTGGCATTGTGCTTGGTGCGTGGTGGGCATATTACGAACTCGGCTGGGGCGGTTGGTGGTTCTGGGACCCCGTAGAAAATGCGTCTTTAATGCCTTGGTTGCTTGGTTTGGCGTTATTACATAGTTTAATGGCGACAGAAAAACAAGGTGTATTTAGTTATTGGACAACGCTTTTTTCTTTGCTTGCTTTTGCCTTTAGCGTATTAGGCACGTTTATTGTTCGTTCTGGCGCACTCACTTCTGTGCACGCTTTTGCATTGGATAACACGCGCGGTTATGTGTTGTTATTAATTTTCTTTGTTTTGACAGTGTTAGCCTTTGGTTTATTCGCTTTACGAGCGGGAAGTTCATCAGAAAGTGCGGTGAAATTTCAATTCGTTTCTAAATCGGGTGGCATTTTATTGTTGAATATTTTGCTGACCATTGCCACTGTTTCTACCTTTTTAGGCACCTTTTACCCGATGTTATTCCAAGCGATGAATTGGGGCTCAATTTCGGTGGGAAGTCCTTATTTTAATAGTATTTTCTTCCCAATCATTACGGTGATTTTAATCTTAATGGTAATTGTGCTTAGCATACGTAAGGGGCAATTTGATCGCACATTATTGATACGTTGTGGGTGGTTGCTTATTCCGTCTTTGATTCTTGCAGGCCTAATGATTTGGCAACAGCTACGCCATAATTCTGCGTTGAATTTTCACGCTTTCGCCTTTGTGTTATTAACTCTTGCGATTTGGCTTTTATTCGTCACTTTATGGCAAAATTGGCGACAAATTCGTTTGTCTCAATTTGGGATGATTTTAGCACACTGTGGCGTGGCGATTGTGACTATTGGTGCGGTGATGAGTGGGTATTTTGGCAGTGAAATTGGTGTGCGTTTAGCGCCGCAACAAAGTCAAACGCTGGGGCAATATGAATTTCATTATCGCCAATTTTCTAATGAAATTGGGCCAAACTTTACGGCAGAAATCGCCTTTTTTGACGTAACTAAAAATGGTAAACCTTATGCAGAAATTATCCCAGAACGCCGTTATTACGATGTACGAACAATGACAATGAGTGAAGTGGGGCTTGATGGTGGTTTTTGGGGCGATTTATATATTGTGATGGGCGATTCTCTTGGCAAAGGGGAATTTACTTTCCGTTTACATTATAAACCACTGATTCGTTGGCTTTGGGCGGGCGGTATTTTAATGGCCTTTGGTGCACTTTTTAGCGTCTTCGGATTACGCAGAAAACAGGAAAAATAA
- the eno gene encoding phosphopyruvate hydratase, which produces MAKIVKVIGREIIDSRGNPTVEAEVHLEGGFVGLAAAPSGASTGSREALELRDGDKSRFLGKGVLKAVAAVNNEIAQAIVGKDATNQAEIDQIMIDLDGTENKSNFGANAILAVSLANAKAAAASKGLPLYAYIAELNGTAGVYSMPLPMMNIINGGEHADNNVDIQEFMIQPVGAKTLREALRIGAEVFHNLAKVLKAKGMSTAVGDEGGFAPNLASNADALACIKEAVEKAGYVLGKDVTLAMDCASSEFYNKENGMYEMKGEGKSFTSQEFTHYLEELTKQYPIVSIEDGQDESDWEGFAYQTKVLGDRVQLVGDDLFVTNTKILKEGIEKGIANSILIKFNQIGSLTETLAAIKMAKDAGYTAVISHRSGETEDATIADLAVGTAAGQIKTGSMSRSDRIAKYNQLIRIEEALERAGTPAAFPGLKAVKGQA; this is translated from the coding sequence ATGGCAAAAATCGTTAAAGTGATTGGTCGCGAAATCATCGACTCACGCGGTAATCCAACTGTTGAAGCTGAAGTTCATCTTGAAGGTGGTTTTGTTGGTTTAGCAGCAGCTCCATCTGGCGCATCAACTGGTTCTCGTGAAGCATTAGAATTACGTGACGGCGACAAATCTCGTTTCTTAGGTAAAGGCGTATTAAAAGCTGTGGCTGCAGTGAACAACGAAATTGCACAAGCTATCGTTGGTAAAGATGCAACAAACCAAGCTGAAATCGACCAAATCATGATCGATTTAGACGGAACCGAAAACAAATCTAACTTTGGTGCAAATGCAATCTTGGCGGTATCTTTAGCAAACGCAAAAGCAGCAGCAGCATCTAAAGGTTTACCACTTTACGCTTACATTGCAGAATTAAATGGCACTGCTGGTGTTTATTCTATGCCATTACCAATGATGAACATCATCAACGGTGGTGAACACGCAGACAATAACGTTGATATCCAAGAATTCATGATTCAACCAGTTGGTGCGAAAACATTACGTGAAGCACTTCGTATCGGTGCTGAAGTATTCCACAACCTTGCAAAAGTATTAAAAGCTAAAGGCATGAGCACTGCGGTTGGTGACGAAGGTGGTTTCGCACCAAACTTAGCCTCTAACGCAGACGCTTTAGCATGTATCAAAGAAGCAGTAGAAAAAGCAGGTTACGTATTAGGTAAAGACGTTACTTTAGCGATGGACTGTGCATCTTCTGAGTTCTATAACAAAGAAAATGGTATGTACGAAATGAAAGGTGAAGGTAAATCATTCACTTCTCAAGAGTTCACACACTATCTTGAAGAATTAACTAAACAATACCCAATCGTGTCTATCGAAGATGGTCAAGATGAATCTGACTGGGAGGGTTTTGCATACCAAACTAAAGTGTTAGGCGACCGCGTTCAATTAGTGGGCGATGATTTATTCGTCACTAACACCAAAATCTTAAAAGAAGGTATCGAAAAAGGTATCGCAAACTCTATCTTAATCAAATTCAACCAAATCGGTTCTTTAACTGAAACTTTAGCTGCAATTAAAATGGCGAAAGATGCAGGTTACACAGCGGTTATCTCTCACCGTTCAGGTGAAACCGAAGATGCAACTATCGCTGATTTAGCGGTGGGTACAGCAGCAGGTCAAATCAAAACTGGTTCTATGAGCCGTTCTGACCGTATTGCGAAATACAACCAATTAATCCGTATCGAAGAAGCATTAGAACGCGCTGGTACTCCAGCAGCATTCCCAGGCTTAAAAGCGGTTAAAGGTCAAGCGTAA
- a CDS encoding pilus assembly FimT family protein: MQKGMTLVELLIGLAIISIVLNFAVPLWKTDSPKTILAKEQHRLYLFLRQIQARAENSSEVWFLLINRNLATQQWCLTAQVKNNQTCDCLNPINCPKEVYAHFYYPYFPNKTMIQSHHIYPKEITRFDGIRNTIVTRCFILQAENERTLFLFFNVGSIRLKTNQFDSACN; encoded by the coding sequence ATGCAGAAAGGTATGACATTAGTGGAATTATTGATTGGGTTAGCCATTATCAGTATTGTGCTGAATTTTGCAGTACCATTATGGAAAACCGATTCGCCTAAAACGATTTTAGCCAAAGAGCAACATCGCCTGTATTTATTTCTACGCCAAATTCAAGCTCGGGCAGAAAATTCATCGGAAGTGTGGTTTTTACTTATCAATCGTAATCTTGCGACACAGCAATGGTGCTTAACGGCACAAGTAAAAAATAACCAAACTTGTGATTGTTTAAATCCGATAAATTGCCCGAAAGAGGTTTATGCTCATTTTTACTACCCTTATTTTCCTAACAAAACGATGATTCAAAGTCATCATATTTATCCAAAAGAAATCACGAGATTTGATGGCATTCGTAATACTATCGTTACTCGTTGCTTTATTTTGCAAGCTGAAAATGAACGTACGTTATTTTTATTTTTCAATGTTGGCAGTATTCGTTTGAAAACTAATCAATTTGATAGTGCTTGTAATTAA
- a CDS encoding PulJ/GspJ family protein, giving the protein MMKVLLKGQTLLALMISLSLSSLLLLSISHFYVQIQTQNQQMLLHLKLQAELQRTLQLIGKDLRRLGFRALNAKLTESNLSLFELDEQGTAIFISQEDNAPPNSCVLFFYDLNKNGCIGKGSPKTCMKNGKNTSKSSTEELFGYKVSNKMIKTKLTYQSVIPTNCTAETCKRAFQQTACNAGGGWADLLDNNEYEITKLQFNWLIEGKGLEIKLKGNLKQASNISYETSLVVALWNQK; this is encoded by the coding sequence ATGATGAAAGTATTATTAAAAGGGCAAACCCTATTAGCGCTGATGATTTCACTGTCTTTGTCGTCTTTATTATTGCTAAGCATTTCGCATTTTTATGTGCAAATACAAACACAAAACCAACAAATGTTATTACATTTAAAATTACAAGCTGAATTACAACGAACATTACAGTTAATAGGTAAAGATCTTCGCCGATTAGGATTTCGAGCATTAAATGCAAAACTGACGGAAAGCAATTTATCTTTATTTGAATTAGATGAACAAGGCACAGCCATTTTCATTAGCCAAGAAGATAACGCCCCACCTAATAGCTGCGTGTTGTTCTTTTATGATTTAAATAAAAATGGGTGTATTGGTAAAGGTTCGCCGAAAACCTGTATGAAAAATGGGAAAAATACATCTAAAAGTAGTACTGAAGAATTATTTGGCTATAAAGTGAGTAACAAAATGATAAAAACCAAACTGACTTATCAAAGTGTTATTCCTACTAATTGCACGGCAGAAACTTGTAAACGTGCTTTTCAACAAACCGCTTGCAACGCTGGGGGAGGTTGGGCAGATTTATTAGATAACAACGAATATGAAATTACTAAGCTACAATTTAATTGGTTAATCGAAGGAAAAGGATTAGAAATCAAGTTAAAAGGAAATTTAAAACAAGCCTCAAACATCAGTTATGAAACCTCCCTTGTTGTTGCACTCTGGAATCAAAAATAA
- the nrfF gene encoding heme lyase NrfEFG subunit NrfF: MKSILDIFTRGFIQVQKTVFFATALLFAFSLFAEAEMVDTYQFQNQDDRTRAVELAKSLRCPQCQNQNLVESNSPIAYDLRLEVYKMVDEGKSNQQIIDQMTARFGDFVNYKPPFKWNTALLWLLPVALLILAAVLLYFSNRKKQFSEKVVAQQLENDEIISLPSTFGSSPRKQGEPSKLSKRKVNSKIYFVLFTLLIAIPTAYYFSLDRFSRVQQGEQLMIEQHNQNVEMNDERKNQNVIEKIQNKLRIDPNNAETWLQLGEAYVQNNEFDSALVAYSNAEKLSGSKPNILGLAATALYYQAGQQMTQKVEQLLNEALAKDKNEVSSLSLLATIALENRQYQQAGMYLQQLLDSGNAAVDRRSVIQRMKLLDFLQRGEKGQNP, translated from the coding sequence ATGAAAAGCATATTAGATATTTTTACTCGCGGTTTTATTCAGGTTCAAAAAACAGTCTTTTTTGCAACCGCACTTTTATTCGCATTTTCCTTATTCGCCGAAGCGGAAATGGTGGATACCTATCAATTTCAAAATCAAGATGATCGTACTCGCGCCGTAGAGTTGGCAAAATCTTTACGCTGTCCACAATGCCAGAACCAAAATTTGGTGGAATCTAATTCGCCTATTGCTTATGACTTGCGTCTTGAAGTGTACAAAATGGTGGATGAGGGCAAAAGCAATCAGCAAATTATCGATCAAATGACCGCTAGATTTGGTGATTTTGTGAATTACAAACCGCCATTCAAATGGAATACGGCGTTGTTATGGTTATTGCCAGTCGCCCTTTTAATTTTAGCTGCAGTATTGCTTTATTTCTCAAATAGAAAAAAACAGTTTTCAGAAAAAGTGGTTGCACAACAACTAGAGAATGATGAAATAATTTCCCTCCCCTCAACCTTTGGCAGCTCCCCCCGCAAGCAAGGGGAGCCAAGTAAACTTTCTAAGAGAAAAGTGAATAGCAAAATTTATTTTGTGCTTTTTACTTTACTCATCGCTATTCCAACTGCTTATTATTTTTCCCTTGATCGTTTTAGTCGTGTTCAACAAGGCGAGCAATTGATGATTGAGCAACATAATCAAAATGTTGAAATGAATGATGAACGCAAAAATCAAAATGTGATTGAGAAGATCCAAAATAAACTGCGTATCGATCCAAATAATGCGGAAACTTGGCTTCAACTTGGGGAAGCCTATGTGCAAAATAATGAATTTGATAGTGCGCTTGTGGCTTATTCTAATGCGGAAAAATTGTCAGGCAGTAAACCTAATATTTTAGGCTTGGCAGCCACCGCACTTTATTATCAAGCAGGCCAGCAAATGACCCAAAAAGTCGAACAACTTTTGAATGAAGCTTTGGCAAAAGATAAAAATGAAGTATCTAGTCTTTCTTTGTTGGCGACAATTGCCTTAGAAAATCGCCAATATCAACAAGCTGGTATGTATTTACAGCAGTTATTAGATTCAGGTAATGCGGCAGTGGATCGTCGTTCAGTTATTCAACGAATGAAGTTGTTGGATTTTTTACAACGTGGTGAAAAAGGACAAAATCCGTGA